The Sorangiineae bacterium MSr11954 DNA segment CGGTGACGAAGGCGTTGTTGACCGTGGGCACCTTCAACTGTGTCCACGTGTTGGGCAACAGGAACAGCGAGGAGTTCGCGTAATAAAGATTGACGTTGCCGGTCATGGTATGGTTGGAGACATTCCGGCAGCGCACATAAATGTTGTTGTTGAGATTATTGACGACGGGCCGGCCGATATCAGGCCCTTTGTAGGTCGACACGGCCTGCGCCGATGATAGGACATCTTGCCCGTAAGGGATGATGTCGGGCGAAGTCCAAATCGTACCCGTCGAGGGGACGGTGCCGGTGTCGGCGAAGTTGTCACGTACCAAGAGACCTGAGCAGATTGCCATAACGCTTCTCCCTTTTGGATTGTCCGCGCCTCGATGGGTCGGCACGGTGTTCTCAGGCTGCCCTCAAGCAGCCGGCATGCCGAAGCGCAGATCGGGAGAAAACGTGGGAATTTCCGCGGAACGTTGGAGCGTGCCGGCAATCCGTTGCCGTCGCACGCCGCCCGTTGCCGAACCTCGGCAATCCGTTGCCGGCCGCACGCCATTGTCGGCCGCACGCGGTTGCCGGCCGCACGCGGTTGCCGGCCGCACGCCATTGCCGAGCGCATGGAATAGCCGGAGGCGGCGTGGAGGGACCCGACTCCTCGCCGCCACCGGCTCACCGGGCTGCGCCGAGGTGTTCCTCGGCGCGCGCCACCTTCGTTATCGAAACGTTACTGCGCGATGAACGCGTCGGTCTTTTGCTTCAAGAGGTCGACGGAGCCGCCGAAGAGGCCGAGCACCATACGGTTGTAGGCCGACTGCGAAAAACGCTCGCCCATGGCCGCGCGGGCGCGCGCCTGCTCCGACGCGATGGTCTCGGCGCCCAGTCGGTACGTGATGGCTTGGCCCGGCCACGACGCATAGCGATCGGCCTCGAAGGCGATGGAGCCGGCGCTCATATCGAGGCGCTCGGCCATGTACGCGAGCGTTTGCTCGCGGGTCCAGCCCTTGGCGTGGATTCCGCTGTCCACCACCAAGCGCACCGCGCGCAGCATCAGCTGGCCGAGCGCCGAGAGGCGGGTGAGCGCGGTGAGCCGCGGATTGCCCGTCTCGTAAATGGTCGTGTCCAGCGCCAGCACCTCGGCGTAGTGCGCCGAGCCCTCGCTGAGCGCGCTGCCGCCCGACGTGGCCACGTACGGCGAGACCGGCTCCTCGCCCGTCGCGCTGCGAATGACCAGGTCTTGCAGGTAGTGCATGGCCTCGTGCAAGACCGTGCCGTCGAATTGGTAAAGCGGTTTGCTCAACGCGCTGAGGGTCATCGTATTGCTGCCGATGACGTAGTAGGCGCTGCGATCGCCCACCAGGACCTGGACCTGCATGGGCGGCGGGTTGGGCACGCCCCAGGTATCCTCCGCCCACGCTTTGGCGTAGATCCTCGGGAGGAACTCGTACGCGTGCGCGCGCGCCTCGTCCACCGAGGCCGGCTTGCTCTCGGGGAGCTCGCGCAGCTTCGCCAGGCCCGCGGCCAAGGTGGGCTCGTCGATGCCCAGCGCCGCGAGATCGCGCCGCATGAGCGGCTCCAGCTCGGCCACGCGCTGCAGACCGAGCGCGTGCACCTCGTCGGGGGTGAAGCGGCGGCCGACGTGCACCTCGATTTGGTCGGGGTAGTACGCCTGGCCGATCGCCCCGAGGCCGCCCACGCCGTAGGTCGTGCGCGCGCTCGGGACCACCGTGTTCTGGAGGAAATCGGCGTAGCGGATCATCGCCGGCCGCACCTTGTCATCGACGACCTTGCGGACCTCCGCCGTCCACGCCTGCTTGTCGGCATCGCTCACATTGGCCGCGAAACGCAGCGCCGCGAAGGGCGACCCCTCGGCGGCCGGGAGGCCCTGGTACGTGCGGTAGCCGCTGATGGTTCGCTCGATGACGGGGCGAGACGCCGTGAGGCCCGAGGCGAGCCCGGTGCGCAAATTGCGAATGTGCTGCCCGATGGCGCGCGGGATCTGGCCGTAGCGGGCGATCATGGCGTCGACGTCGGCGCGCGATCGCAGCTCGGTGGAGGAGGCGAGGTAGGCCCAATTGTTGCCGACGGTGTCGAACGGGCTGACCTCCCAACGGTACGAGACCGCCTTTTCGGCCGAGCGCGCGTCGCGCACGCGTGTCTTGGCGATGTCGAGCGCGATCTGCTCGCCCGAGCTCAGCTTGGTGGCGTCGATGGTGGCGAGCTTCGCCGCGAGCTTGTTCATACGCCGGAAGTGCCGGCAGTATTCCTCTTCGCTCAGATCATCGAGCAGCGCATCGTACGTGCGCACGCCCGCGAAGATGGCATTCACCGGCCGATGACGGATGGCCTCGTCGAAGACAGCCCGCATGATCGTGCGTGGAGTCGAGAGCTCCTCGAGATCCGCGTCGGACTCGTCCTCGAGCGCCGCGGAGGTGACCCCCCGTGAGATCTCCGTGCCATCGCCCTCGGGCGCCGGCCCTTGCGAGGGGCTGCTGCTGCACGCAGCGAGGAGGGCGAGACACGGAATGAACAGGCCGCATATCGAGTTTCGTTTCAATTTTTCACCCAATGAGATTGGTCGAAAAGAGCCGCAAAAGAACGCGGCAAACCAGTGCTGCGTCGTCAGGCCGGTTTAGTTTCGCAATCGCTCATTGGCAATGAGAGCGCCACGTAATGGCGTGATGGGTGGAAAGATTGGCGCCATTCGAGCAGGCCGTGCAGGCGAGCGCGGTGTTAGGGCTTGGCCAGGAAGCGGATCAAGGCATCTCGACCGGCACGGCCGCGTTCGCGGTTTTGAATCGAGTGCGCCTCGCCTTTGACGATGACGAGCTCTCCCCTGGCGGCATTGGCGGCGACTTGGCGCGCCCATTCCAAGGGTGTTGCCATATCGTGGTCCCCATTGAGCAGCAAAATGGGAATGTCGGGCAGCGGCCCCATCGGGTTCGAGCCGGGGCGTTCGACGGGCCACTGCAGGCACGTCTTGCTGAATCCCTGATTCACGGCGACCGCGGGGGTGAAGGGCCAGGTGTCGCTGTCGCGGAGCCGTCTTTCGGCGAAATCGAGCAACGGCCCGCGCAGCTCGATCGGCGTCGCGGCGTTGCCCCAGACGAAGCGATAATCGGCGCAAACGGTCGCGACGTGAAGGCCCATGCTGAAGTCGGCGATGGATCCGCCGCCGGGCCGTAAGATGGCGACGAGCCGATCCAGGTGCGCGGGATTGCCCTGTCGCGCCTCGTGCAGCGCGCCGACCATGTCCCCTTGGCCGGGCGGGAAATTGGGCGGATTGGGGTTCCGGTAGCTCGGGTCGACGTACTCGTAGGTGACCACCGTGTGGAATAGCCGAACGCCCGCCTCGGCGTCGCGGCTTCGGACCACCGCCGCGAGGTCTTCGGCCGGATCGAAGTCGCAGGCCGGCGCGGCGGCGCACGCGTCGCGCAGGATGCGCGCGCTGGCGCGCTGCCCGGTGAGGTACAGCGACGCATCGGGCGTGATATGATAGGGCGCCACCGAATCGAGCACCACCTTGCGGACGTTCCTCGGGTGGGCGAGCGCATAGCGCGCGGCCGTGATCGTGCCGTAGGAGACACCGTCGAGCACCATTTTCGGCACGCCGAGCGCGCGCCGGAGGCGCTCCAGATCGGCGACGGTATCGTCGCTGCTGTAAAAGGGGGCCTTGTCGCCCAACAATGACGCACATTCGGCGACAGCGTCCGGGGTCGGCGTCCAGATGTCCGAGCCGCCGCCAATCTCCCTTTGGAGCGCGGGGCAATCGATGGCGCCGAGCTCGCCCGTGCCGCGCTGGTCGATCATCACCAGCCGATAGTCGTTCGCCACCTCCGGGATTCGCGTCTTCAACCGGGAGATGAACGGTACGCCCGGCTGGCCAGGACCACCGGTGAGAAACAGCAGCACGCCCTTGGGCGCGTCGGCATTGTCGGCGGTCGCCACCTGGAGCTTCAACGTTTCCCGCGCCGGATGGCGGTAGTCCAGCGGGGCGTCCAAGGTCGAACAGGTAAAGCCGGGCATGCCCGGGCACGGGTGCGGATCGGTCAACTGGGGCGGCGAGGCGAGGCCCGCCGAGTCGGAGCCGACGTCCTCCTCGACGCCGACATCACTGGAGTCACATGCCGCCGTGAACGCGAGGAGCGTCAGGGCGAACGCGAGGGTATTCGAGTTCATCCTGAGTTATGTCCGGAACGATCGCATTGTGCGAATCAAATCCGCTGGCGCGTTTCGTCCCGGACACGAGCAGGATCGAGGGTCAGGGGACGGTGTTGAAGTAGGCGCGGTGGTTCTTGGAGAAATCGAAGTTGGCGACCCGATCCCAATTGATGGACCAGGCCATCAACCCGCGGAACGAGGGGTACCCGGCGGGGTTGCGTAGGACGTATTGACCGCCGAACGATTGCCCCTTGATGAGGTAATTGAGCGCCTTCTGCACCTCGGGGACGGGCGTAAAGCCGTTGCCGGCGTTGCCATTGGCCGGGAGACCGAAGCCCACTTGATCGGGCCGGAGGCCGGGGAAAAATTTACCCGTGTTGGCCACGTTGAACCCGGCGAGCACCATATCGGTCATCGCGGTGTGGAAATCGGCGTTGCCCATGCCGTAGGCGCGCCCGTCGAGGGCCAGCACCGCGCCCGAGTTGTAGTCCTGCACGTGGAGCACCGTGAGGATGTCGCGCAAGGCGTGGATGATCGGCAGATACGCGCCCGTTCGCCCGTCGCCGCCGTTGCCGGATCCGTAGAATTGATATCCGACTTGGACGAACCACGTCTCGGGCGCCATGGTGAGGATGAAGCCCGAGCCGACCCGGCTCCGGATCTCGCGCACGGCCGAGATCAAATTGACGATGGATGGCGTGGTGGGGTTCATGAAATCCCGATCGTTGGCGTTGAGCCTCACCGACGAGCCTTCGAAGTCGATATCGAGCCCGTCCAGCCCGTAGAGCTGAATGATCGAGGTCACCGAGTCCACGAAGTTCTGCCGATCGGCGCTGGTGGGGAGCACCACGTGGCCGTTCGCGCCGCCGACCGAGAGCAGCACCTTCTTGCCGCGGCCGTGCAGGATCGCGATATCGGATTGCATCTCGGCCGTCGTCGTCTGCTGAAAGGGCGTAAATCCAATCCGCGAGGTGGACCCGCCCACCGGCTCGCCGAAGGCGATGTTGACGAGATCCCAATCCGGTGAAACGTCGCGCAGCTTGATGAAGCCCGAGCCATTGTCGAAGTTGTGCCAATAACCAATGAGCGCCCGCTTTGGGAGCGGGCCACCGCCGCCGCAGCTGCCGGTGCACGTGAGGTTGACCGTCACCGCCGCGGACGTGGTGGCGTTGCCCGCGTTGTCGGTGGCTTTGGCCGTCAGTTGATGCGCGCCCGCCACCGCGCTCGACCAACTGATCGAGAACGGCGCGGCCGTGTCCTCGCCGATTTTGGCCCCGCTGTCGAAGAACTCGACCTTGGCCACGGTGCCGTCGCTGTCGGCGGCGTCGGCCGAGACGGTGATCGCGGTGCCCGCGGGGAAGCTCGCGTTGTTGGCGGGCGCGCTGATGCTCACCGTCGGCGACGAACCGCCGCCGCCGCACGTCCCCAGGTTCGTGTACCAGCCGCAGCTCGGACAATACGTCGGCGGCGTGTTCCATATCTGGATGTTGGCTTGATAAAGGCTGCCTTGATAAACGAATTTATCGCCGGCATTGTAGATGGTGGACCCACTCCACGCGGGCACCCCCGTGCAATTGGCGGTGGTTTGCGCCATGGCATCCGACGACAGCCCCGAGACGACCCACAGAGCCAATAGACACACGATGGCCCATTGTTTGAGAATCGACATGCTCGCTCCCTCGCTGGTGCAGTTTGCTCGGGGGTACTACCACTCTAAGACCACGTCAATACCACTTTAGTACCAATGCGCCGTGTCAAATGCCGCGGCCATGCCGTGCTGCGTCGCGGCGCGATGTCCAAAACGGCGCGGTCGAAGGCGAGACGGCCCGGAAATAAACGGACGTTTCCGTGATAAGGATCAGCCGCCCGAGAGCGACTCCGTTTGAAACAACGTGGCCACGAGCTCTCCCCGGCTGCGCGCGCCGACTTTGCGGAGAATGGCCTTGATATGATCGCGCACGGTGTGCGTGGAAATGAGGAGCTGCTCGGCGATCTCGCGGGTGCGCAGACCGCCGACGATGGCGTGGGCCACCTCGAGCTCCCGCGCGGAGAGGCCATGCGCCTCCCCGATGAGGAGCGCCAGCTCCGATATTTTCGCGGGCTCGAGGACCACCGCCGTGGGCCCGAACGCGCCGCCCGCCCCGCGCAAACACGAGGCATGGCAGACGAGCCATCGCCCCGAGCGCGCGCGGACCCTGGCCCACGTCCCGCCATCGCGCTGGCGCGCCCAGAGCGCCGCGCCATGAAGCCACGCCGGAAGGTCGAGACCGAGATCGGTGCGGGACGACGTGTCCGACGGCAACTCCGCGAGCAGCGCCTTGGCCGATTCGTTGGCGGAGACGAGCTCCCCGTCCGCATCGAAGAGCAAGAGGCCCGGACCCGGAGGCAGGACGGGCGCGCGCTCCGGCGCGGAGAGCGCCGCGGAGATGGATAGTGCGCGGAGGCGTTCGCCGATGGGGTTGGAGAGGCTCGCGACGAAGCCGAGCTCGCGCGGGCCGAAGCGCTCATGGCCGCGCCGGCGAAAGAGGCTGACCGCGCCCCAAGGCCGTTCGCCCGTGCGCAGCACGGCGCGCAGCTCGTCGTCGAATCCGCGCGGCTCCAGGTACGATCGGTACAATGCGCTGCGCGACGCTTCTTCGCCCGCGCTCGCGCGAAGGGCCGCGGCGGCGCAGGGCGAGTGTACGAGATCGTACCAGCGATTGACGTTCTCCCGGAGTGGCTCGCTGGACCAATAGGCGATGCAGCCCTCCCGATCCAGGTTTTCCACCCGCACCGGCGCCGTCATCACCCCGGTGGTGGGATCGGTCGCGCGCCACACCGCGGCCTCGAAGGGGACATACCGGCGCAGCCGCGTCGAGACCATGGCGAAGAGCTCCGTGGCGCTTCGGACCTTGGATAAGCCCGCGAGCAAGGCCTCGCGCTTTCGTGCCGTGTCCGAGACCTTCCACGTCGTCATGAGACGATTGTGGTGCCATCGCGCGCCGTTGCCATCCCCCGATCGAGGGATGGCGCGCCCTCGGGGCCGCTCCCACGATGCGCACCATGAACCTATGGCAGCGCGTGACGAAACGCACATTTCGATGCACATCGATCTTTCTCGGTGCATGGGCCTTTGGAATGCTCGGGCCGGTGGAGACGTCGATGGCGGGGCCGCCGGCGGCCGCCGCGCAAAACGACGCCGTGGTGACCACGGAGCTCGGTCCGATCGCCGGCACGGTGACCAGCACGCATCGAACCTTCTTCGACATACCGTACGCGGCGCCCCCGGTGGGCGACCGGCGCTGGCGCTCTCCTCAGCCCGCGGCCGCGTGGACCACCTTGCGCGACGCCACCGTGCCGGGCGCGCGCTGCCCCCAGCTCGCGAGCCCGCTCAGCGGCCCCGAGAGCCTCGACGAGGATTGTCTCCACTTGAACGTGACGACCCCGAAGGTGCCGCCTTGGAGCAGGCCGCTGCCCGTCATGGTGTGGCTCCACGGCGGCGCATGGGTCGGCGGCGCGGGTCGCGATTACGATGCCCACCGGCTCGCCGTTCGAGGCAATGTCATCGTGGTCACGGTCAATTACCGATTGGGCATCTTCGGCTTCTTCGGCCACCCGGAGCTGCCCGACTCCGGCGCGTTCGGGCTCGAAGATCAACAAGCGGCGCTGCGCTGGGTGCAGCGCAACATCGCGGCGTTCGGCGGGGACCCTCGCCGGGTCACCCTCTTCGGCCAATCGGCGGGCGCGCTGAGCGCCTGCGCGCAGCTGACCTCTCCGTCGGCCGCGGGGCTCTTTCACCGCGCCGGATTGGAGAGCGGATCGTGCATGATGAGCTGGGCGAAGAACGGAGTCGACCCAGGAAGACCGGCCGGAACGCCCTGGAAGCCGATGCCCGAGGTGCACGCGCTGGGCGCATCGATCGCGACGCAATTGGGGTGCACGGGGCGCACGGGGGCCGATACCGTGGCATGCCTCCGCGGTCGTCCGGTGGCCGAGGTCCTCGCGGCAGGGCGGAGCGGGCGATGGAGCCCGGCGTTCGGCAATCGGGTCCTCCCGGTGGCGCCCTCGCGCGCGGTCGAGGAAGGGCGCTTTCATCGTATGCCCATTTTGTCCGGCACCAACCGCGATGAAAATACCCTATTCACCGCCGTCTTTTACGATCTCGCCCGTCAACCGATATCGAGGTCGCGCTATGACGAGCTGCTGCGCGACAGCTTCGGCGACGACGCCGATCGGGTCCGCGCCCGATATCCTCTTCACGCATATTCGTCCCCGAGCCTCGCTTGGTCGGCCGTCACCACGGACCGGGGCTGGGTCTGCCCGGCGTGGGCGGGCGATAAAATCCTCGCCAAACGGGTCCCCGTTTACCGGTACGAGTTTCGCGACCGCGACGCGCCCTCGACGTTCGGTTTTCCAGCGCCGTTTCCCTTGGGCGCGTTCCACACGGCGGAACTTCCTTATCTGTTCGATTGGAACAAGAGCGCTCCCTTCACCCCTGCGCAGCGGGAGCTCTCCAATGCCATGATCGACTATTGGTCGCGGTTCGCCGCCACCGGCCATGTCAATGGATGGGGTCTGCCGCGGTGGTTTCCCCTCGGGCAGCTGGGGCAAGTGCAATTTCTGGCGCCCGGCCCCGGCGGTATCCACCCCGACGATTTCCCCAGCGAGCACCATTGCGATTTTTGGTCGTCGCTCGATTGAGCGGGCGCGCCCGCGCGAAAATGAACGACGGGCGCGGACCATCGCGCATCGACACCAGTTGCGCCGCGACGCATCTCTTACTAGGAGTCTATCATGCGTCGGAACCAGCTGCTTTCGTGTCTCTCGGCCCTTGTTTGCATGGCCTCGTGCGCCGCGCCCGAACCCGCAACCCCGCCGCCCGCGACGGCCGCTGCCGTCAAGCCGGTCGAAACGGCAGCCCCGACGCAGGCCCCAGCCCCAGCCTTCCCCGGCAAGCCCAAGCTGGGCACCTTTGGCGTCGACGTGGCGGGCGCCGATCCCTCGACCAAGGCGGGCAAGGACTTCTACACCTTCGCCGGGGGTCGCTGGATGAAGGAGAACCAGATCCCCGCCGACCGCTCCCGCTGGGGGGTGTTCGACCAGCTGCGCGAAGAGTCCGACACCAATGTGCGCGCGATCCTCGACGAGCAGGTGAAGTCCAAATCGACCGCCGGCGATGGCGCGCAAAAGGCCGCAGACTTTTATGCGGCCTACCTCGATACGGCCGCCATCGACAAGAAAGGATTCGCCCCCGCCAAGGCGGATCTCGCGGCGATCGCCGGCGCGAAGAGCCTGGCGGACATCGTGAAGCTGATGGGACGCCCGGATTTGCCGGTCAAGACGCCCATCGAGATGAGCGTCACCCTCGATGAGAAGAACCCCGATCGCTATGTCGTCGGCGTCGGCCAAGGTGGTCTCGGCTTGCCCGATCGCGAGTTCTATTTGAAGGCCGATAAGCAGTTCGAGGAGATTCGGACGAAGTACCTGGCGCACATCACCAAGGTGCTCGCGATGGTCGGCGACAAACAGGCCGCCGCCAACGCCAAGGCCATCCTGGCGCTCGAGACGCAAATCGCCGATCGCCACTGGCCCATCGCCGACCGCCGCGAGCGCGACAAGACGTACAACCCGCGGACGATCGCCGAGCTGCAAAAGGAATCACCGCAGTTCCCGTGGAAGGTGTATCTCGACGCGCAAGGCTACGGCAAGGAGTCCCAGGTGATCGTCGCGGAGAACACCGCGGTCGCGAAGCTGGCGCAGCTCTTTCCCACCGTGTCGCTCTCCACGTGGAAGGTGTACCTCACGTACCACTTCTTGAGGGCCTCGGCCGACGTGTTGCCGTCGCAGCTCGACGACGAGGTGTTCGACTTCACGGGCCGCACCCTGAACGGGCAGCCGCAGCAGCGTGAGCGCTGGAAGCGCGGTATCTCCGCCGTGAACGGCGCGCTGGGGGACGCCGTGGGGGAGCTGTACGTCGCGCGCTTCTTCCAGCCCAAGGCCAAAACGGAGATGGACCGCCTCGTCGAGAACCTCCGCAAGGGGTACGCGGTGCGCATTCAAGCGGTGGATTGGATGTCGCCGGAGACGAAGAAGCTGGCGCTCGAGAAGCTCGCCACCTTCCGCCCGAAGATTGGATATCCCACGAAGTGGAAGAACTACGCGGCGCTGCAGATCGTGGCAGGCGACGCGTTCGGCAACAAGCGGCGCAGCCAGATCTGGCACCACGAATACGAGCGGGCGAAGCTGGGCAAGCCGAGCGATCGCGACGAATGGTTCATGACGCCGCAGACGGTGAACGCCTATTACAATTCGACATTCAACGAAATCGTTTTTCCGGCGGCCATCCTCCAGCCGCCGTTCTTCGACGCCGAGGCCGATCCTGCGGTCAACTACGGCGGGATCGGTGGGGTCATCGGCCATGAAATGGGCCATGGCTTCGACGACCAAGGCGCCAAGTCCGACGCCAAGGGCGTGCTCCGCACATGGTGGGGACCGGCCGACGTCGAGGCGTTCAAAAAGCGAACGGACGCCCTGGCCGATCAGTATTCGCGGTTCGAGCCGCTCCCTGGCATCAAGGTCAATGGCCGGCTCACCCTCGGCGAGAACATCGGCGACGTGGGCGGCCTCACGGTCTCGTACCAGGCGTACCAGCTCTCCTTGGACGGCAAGCCCGCCCCGACGTTCGATGGCTACACCGGCGATCAGCGCTTCTTCCTCGGCTGGGCCCAAGTGTGGCGCGCGCTGTATCGCGACCAGGCGCTTCGAAACCAGGTGCTGACCGATCCGCACTCGCCCGCGGTGTATCGGGTCAACGGCGTCGTTCGCAACCTCGACGCTTGGTACAAAGCCTTCGACGTGAAGGCGGACGATCCGCTGTACCTGGCCCCGGAGAAACGCGTCCGAATCTGGTGATCCCGTGGCGGGCATCGACGGTCCCGCGAAGTTTCCCAGCACCCGGTGGACCCTGATCCTCTCGGCGCGGGAGTCGCCCGCGGCCCGTCGGTCGGCCTTCGACGAGCTGCTCCGCGACTATTGGCGCCCTCTTTACGCGTTCGCG contains these protein-coding regions:
- a CDS encoding DUF885 domain-containing protein, with protein sequence MKRNSICGLFIPCLALLAACSSSPSQGPAPEGDGTEISRGVTSAALEDESDADLEELSTPRTIMRAVFDEAIRHRPVNAIFAGVRTYDALLDDLSEEEYCRHFRRMNKLAAKLATIDATKLSSGEQIALDIAKTRVRDARSAEKAVSYRWEVSPFDTVGNNWAYLASSTELRSRADVDAMIARYGQIPRAIGQHIRNLRTGLASGLTASRPVIERTISGYRTYQGLPAAEGSPFAALRFAANVSDADKQAWTAEVRKVVDDKVRPAMIRYADFLQNTVVPSARTTYGVGGLGAIGQAYYPDQIEVHVGRRFTPDEVHALGLQRVAELEPLMRRDLAALGIDEPTLAAGLAKLRELPESKPASVDEARAHAYEFLPRIYAKAWAEDTWGVPNPPPMQVQVLVGDRSAYYVIGSNTMTLSALSKPLYQFDGTVLHEAMHYLQDLVIRSATGEEPVSPYVATSGGSALSEGSAHYAEVLALDTTIYETGNPRLTALTRLSALGQLMLRAVRLVVDSGIHAKGWTREQTLAYMAERLDMSAGSIAFEADRYASWPGQAITYRLGAETIASEQARARAAMGERFSQSAYNRMVLGLFGGSVDLLKQKTDAFIAQ
- a CDS encoding alpha/beta hydrolase, with the protein product MNSNTLAFALTLLAFTAACDSSDVGVEEDVGSDSAGLASPPQLTDPHPCPGMPGFTCSTLDAPLDYRHPARETLKLQVATADNADAPKGVLLFLTGGPGQPGVPFISRLKTRIPEVANDYRLVMIDQRGTGELGAIDCPALQREIGGGSDIWTPTPDAVAECASLLGDKAPFYSSDDTVADLERLRRALGVPKMVLDGVSYGTITAARYALAHPRNVRKVVLDSVAPYHITPDASLYLTGQRASARILRDACAAAPACDFDPAEDLAAVVRSRDAEAGVRLFHTVVTYEYVDPSYRNPNPPNFPPGQGDMVGALHEARQGNPAHLDRLVAILRPGGGSIADFSMGLHVATVCADYRFVWGNAATPIELRGPLLDFAERRLRDSDTWPFTPAVAVNQGFSKTCLQWPVERPGSNPMGPLPDIPILLLNGDHDMATPLEWARQVAANAARGELVIVKGEAHSIQNRERGRAGRDALIRFLAKP
- a CDS encoding glycosyl hydrolase family 18 protein, which translates into the protein MSILKQWAIVCLLALWVVSGLSSDAMAQTTANCTGVPAWSGSTIYNAGDKFVYQGSLYQANIQIWNTPPTYCPSCGWYTNLGTCGGGGSSPTVSISAPANNASFPAGTAITVSADAADSDGTVAKVEFFDSGAKIGEDTAAPFSISWSSAVAGAHQLTAKATDNAGNATTSAAVTVNLTCTGSCGGGGPLPKRALIGYWHNFDNGSGFIKLRDVSPDWDLVNIAFGEPVGGSTSRIGFTPFQQTTTAEMQSDIAILHGRGKKVLLSVGGANGHVVLPTSADRQNFVDSVTSIIQLYGLDGLDIDFEGSSVRLNANDRDFMNPTTPSIVNLISAVREIRSRVGSGFILTMAPETWFVQVGYQFYGSGNGGDGRTGAYLPIIHALRDILTVLHVQDYNSGAVLALDGRAYGMGNADFHTAMTDMVLAGFNVANTGKFFPGLRPDQVGFGLPANGNAGNGFTPVPEVQKALNYLIKGQSFGGQYVLRNPAGYPSFRGLMAWSINWDRVANFDFSKNHRAYFNTVP
- a CDS encoding helix-turn-helix transcriptional regulator gives rise to the protein MTTWKVSDTARKREALLAGLSKVRSATELFAMVSTRLRRYVPFEAAVWRATDPTTGVMTAPVRVENLDREGCIAYWSSEPLRENVNRWYDLVHSPCAAAALRASAGEEASRSALYRSYLEPRGFDDELRAVLRTGERPWGAVSLFRRRGHERFGPRELGFVASLSNPIGERLRALSISAALSAPERAPVLPPGPGLLLFDADGELVSANESAKALLAELPSDTSSRTDLGLDLPAWLHGAALWARQRDGGTWARVRARSGRWLVCHASCLRGAGGAFGPTAVVLEPAKISELALLIGEAHGLSARELEVAHAIVGGLRTREIAEQLLISTHTVRDHIKAILRKVGARSRGELVATLFQTESLSGG
- a CDS encoding carboxylesterase family protein, with the translated sequence MNLWQRVTKRTFRCTSIFLGAWAFGMLGPVETSMAGPPAAAAQNDAVVTTELGPIAGTVTSTHRTFFDIPYAAPPVGDRRWRSPQPAAAWTTLRDATVPGARCPQLASPLSGPESLDEDCLHLNVTTPKVPPWSRPLPVMVWLHGGAWVGGAGRDYDAHRLAVRGNVIVVTVNYRLGIFGFFGHPELPDSGAFGLEDQQAALRWVQRNIAAFGGDPRRVTLFGQSAGALSACAQLTSPSAAGLFHRAGLESGSCMMSWAKNGVDPGRPAGTPWKPMPEVHALGASIATQLGCTGRTGADTVACLRGRPVAEVLAAGRSGRWSPAFGNRVLPVAPSRAVEEGRFHRMPILSGTNRDENTLFTAVFYDLARQPISRSRYDELLRDSFGDDADRVRARYPLHAYSSPSLAWSAVTTDRGWVCPAWAGDKILAKRVPVYRYEFRDRDAPSTFGFPAPFPLGAFHTAELPYLFDWNKSAPFTPAQRELSNAMIDYWSRFAATGHVNGWGLPRWFPLGQLGQVQFLAPGPGGIHPDDFPSEHHCDFWSSLD
- a CDS encoding peptidase M13, whose product is MRRNQLLSCLSALVCMASCAAPEPATPPPATAAAVKPVETAAPTQAPAPAFPGKPKLGTFGVDVAGADPSTKAGKDFYTFAGGRWMKENQIPADRSRWGVFDQLREESDTNVRAILDEQVKSKSTAGDGAQKAADFYAAYLDTAAIDKKGFAPAKADLAAIAGAKSLADIVKLMGRPDLPVKTPIEMSVTLDEKNPDRYVVGVGQGGLGLPDREFYLKADKQFEEIRTKYLAHITKVLAMVGDKQAAANAKAILALETQIADRHWPIADRRERDKTYNPRTIAELQKESPQFPWKVYLDAQGYGKESQVIVAENTAVAKLAQLFPTVSLSTWKVYLTYHFLRASADVLPSQLDDEVFDFTGRTLNGQPQQRERWKRGISAVNGALGDAVGELYVARFFQPKAKTEMDRLVENLRKGYAVRIQAVDWMSPETKKLALEKLATFRPKIGYPTKWKNYAALQIVAGDAFGNKRRSQIWHHEYERAKLGKPSDRDEWFMTPQTVNAYYNSTFNEIVFPAAILQPPFFDAEADPAVNYGGIGGVIGHEMGHGFDDQGAKSDAKGVLRTWWGPADVEAFKKRTDALADQYSRFEPLPGIKVNGRLTLGENIGDVGGLTVSYQAYQLSLDGKPAPTFDGYTGDQRFFLGWAQVWRALYRDQALRNQVLTDPHSPAVYRVNGVVRNLDAWYKAFDVKADDPLYLAPEKRVRIW